The Gemmatimonadaceae bacterium genomic sequence TTCACCAAACCCCAGCGTGGCGGCGAGACCTTTCACCGAATGAACGGCCCTGAAGACGGCGTTGAGCGTTTCCGCATCGGTCGCGCCTGCTTCGACGTGCCTGAGGCCGGCCTCCACTGCGGCGACATGTTCCGTCGCCTCCTCAAAGAAGGCCTCGTGGAACTCCTGCAGTGCTGGGACGGACTGGACGCGCATGACGACCGCGGGGACGAGCGAGTGAAGGGTGACCGTACACAGTTTCGGTTGCCCTGGGGTCAGGCTTGAATGGGGGCGGGCGTTAACGGGCCGCGCCTGAGCCACGTCCAATCCACCGCGTTCAGCCTCCGGTGCCCCATGACGTCACGCCATGTGTTGTTGCTCTCGTTTCCCCTGCTCCTGGGCGTTGGCGCCACGGGCGCGCTTGTGAGCGCCGGGACCGACGCGCGCGCCGAGCGTGCCTGGCGACCGACAGCAGTCCCGGGCGCGACCGCGGAGCGAGAATTGGCACCACGTGACCAGGCCCTTCACGTCCTCAACAGGCTGGCTTTCGGGCCGCGCCCGGGCGATGTGGACGCGGTGCTTCGCCTGGGCGTGGATCGGTGGATTGAACAGCAACTCGCGCCCGAGCGCATTCGCGACAGGAGCGTGGATGCTGTGCTATCGGCATATCCACACCTGGCAAAGGATGCGGGTGAGCTACGCGCGGAGTTTCCGCCGGCTGCCGCGCTGCGCCGGGCCGCCGAGGGTCGCATGACGGCGGCCGACAGCCAGGCCCTGCGACGTCAGGCACAGGAAGGTCGCCGATTCGTCGCCGAGCTCACCTCGGCCCGCGTGGCGCGAGCCGTGGTGTCGGAGCGACAACTGGCGGAAGTGATGACCGACTTCTGGCTCAACCATTTCAGTGTCTTTGTCGGGAAGAACGCCCGGATGCGCTACTACCTCCCCACGTACGAGCGGGAAACGATTCGGCCGCACGTGCTCGGGAAGTTCCGCGACCTGCTTGGCGCCGTGGCAAGGAGCCCGGCGATGCTGGTCTACCTCGACAATGCCATCTCGGTGGCGGACAGTACGCGGCCCACGCTGGTGGACCGCGAAGTCGGTGAACGTCGCCTCCGCCGTGCGCGTGCGGCGCTCAACCGCCGGCCCAACGCACGCGCCGATTCAGCGCGGCTCGAACAGCTGGTGCAGCGACGGCCACGTGGCCTCAACGAGAACTACGCGCGCGAACTGCTCGAACTGCACACGCTGGGCGTGGACGGCGGCTACACCCAGGACGATGTGATCAACGTCGCCCGCGTGCTCACCGGCTGGACGGTGCGCCTGGGCGCGCGCGACGACGGCGGCTTTCAGTTCAACCCCGCGGCGCACGATGCCGGGGAGAAGCGCATCCTCGGGCGCGTGTTCCGCGCCGGTCGCGGCGAAGACGAGGGCGATGCGGTGCTGGACCTGCTCGCCCGCCATCCGTCGACCGCGCGGCATATTGCGACAAAGCTTGCCGTGCGCCTGGTGTCCGACGATCCGCCGGACGATCTGATCGATCGCGCCACCGAGGTGTTTCTCCACACGGACGGCGACATTCGCGAGGTGGTCCGCGCCATCGTGACCTCGCCCGAGTTCTTCTCGAAGGCCGCCTGGCGGGCCAAGGTGAAGTCACCGTTCGAGGTGGTCGTGAGCGCCGCGCGCGCCCTTGGCGGCACAGCGGACACGACGGCATTCAGCGCAGCACTCGTCGCGCGGCTGGGTCAGCCCATCTACGGACACCAGGCGCCGGACGGTTGGCCGGAGACGGGTGAGGAGTGGATGAACACGGGGGCGATCCTCAACCGCATCAACTTCGGTATGGCCGTGGCGGCCAATCGTGTTCCGGGCGCGCGGCTCGACGCGTGGCCGCCGTATGCCGCGTTGCGCGAGGCGGACCGTGCGGCACAGGTGGACGCGGTGATCGCCGCGTTCCTTGGCGGGCAGACGTCGACGGAGACGCGCGCGATCCTGGTGAACGGGGCGAACCCGATGCTTGGCGCATCCGTTCGCGATTCATTCGCGGTGGATGTGGATGGGGAAATCGCGATGAGCGAGCGCGGAGTCGCGAGGCGCCGCCGAGCAGGGGCGCTGGGGCCCCCCCCCGATGGTCAAGGTAACATGAACGATCGCGAACCCCGCAACCCGGATGTCTCCGGTCGTACCAATCCATTGCGTGGAAATCCGCTGGGTCCGCCCCGCGCCCTCTCCGGGCTCGACCAGCTCATCGGCCTCGCGCTCGGTGCGCCCGAGTTCCAGCGCCGTTAGGCACTCCCGACTTCGACCCCGACCGTCATATGCAGCGCCGAGTCTTTGTGAAATCCGGAGCCCTCGCCCTCGTCACCATGGGGCTGAGCCCGTCGTTCCTCCGTCGCAGCGCCTTTGCCCTCGAGCTCCCCCGCACCACCAGGGGCAAGGTGCTCGTGTGCCTGTTCCAGCGCGGGGCGGCGGATGCGCTCAGCATGGTCGTCCCGCACGGCGAGTCCTCGTACTACACGCTTCGACCGGCCATCGCCATTCCGCGTCCGCGCGCCGGCGACGCGGCCTCCGCCATCGACCTCGATGGGTTCTTTGGCCTGCACCCGGCACTCGCGCCGTTCCGACCCCTCTACCAGGACGGGATGCTCGCGCCCATCCACGCGGTCGGCAGTCCGAGCGCGACGCGCTCGCACTTCGACGCGCAGGACTACATGGAGAGCGGCACGCCTGACCTCAAGGCTACGCGGGACGGCTGGCTCAACCGCTACCTCGCGGTGAGCGGCACGTGTGAAGCCTGCACCCCCGAGCCGACGCCGTTCCGCGCCGTGTCGATGACCGCACAGACCCCGCGCATCCTCGACGGCGGGGCGCCGGCGGTGGCCATGGCCTCGTTAGGCGACTTCACCGTGCGCGCCAGCTCGACATCCGCCGATCGTCTCGAGGCCCTCTATCGCACCGGCACGGCCGACCTCGTGCACGCCTCGGGCACCGAGATGTTCGAGGCCGTGAAACTCCTGCGCAGCGCGGACCCGCAGCGCTACCAACCGGGCAACGGCGCGGAGTATCCGCGATCGCCGTTCGGCCAGCGCCTGCTGGAGATCGCCCAGCTCATCAAGGCTGGCGTCGGTCTCGAGGTCGCATTCGCCGACGTCGGCGGATGGGACACGCACGTCAACCAGGGGGCGGGGACCGGCCAGCTCGCGACGCGACTGCGAGACTTTGCCACGTCGATCGCCGCATTCGTCACCGACCTCGGCCCACGCATGGATGACGTCGTCATCCTGACGATGTCGGAGTTCGGGCGCATGGCGTCGCAGAACGGCAGCGGTGGCACCGACCATGGCCACGCCGGCGCGATGTTCGTCATTGGGGCCAGGATCAACGGTGGCCGGGTGCATGGCACGTGGCCGGGACTCGCTCGCGAACAACTCTACGAAGGACGCGACCTCGCCCTCACCACCGACTTCCGCGCCGTCTTCTCCGAAGTGCTTGGCCGGCACCTCGGCGCCACGGCGCTCGACCGGGTGTTCCCGGGATACCCCGGGAACCAGCGCGACTGGCGCGGCGTGCTCTCGGGTTAACCGGGCCCTCGACCCTCGATGCGCTGCAGCGTCGACAGCACCTCGGCGCGATCCACCATGCCTGCAGAGTCCGGCGCGACGCGCAGCGCGAGGTACTGGCGCAGCGCATTCGCCGCACCAGCTGAATCTTCCAGCCGCTCGGCGATGCGCGCTTCTGTACGAAGGTACGTACTGAGGTAGCGCGGCCAACCGCGCGCAACCGAACGGCGCCGCACGAGCGCATGCGCTCGCGTCAGCTCACCACGCTGCTCGCGCACCAGCGCCAGCGCCAGCGTTCCGTATTGCCGCAGGTCACCCGCCGTCGGTCCCGACAACACGAGCTGTTCGGCGCGTGCCAACACGTCCGACGCGCCCGCCCGCCCCTGCAACGCGGTGGCCAGGGCATCGAGGACCAGACCGCAGGCCACGCCGCCCGGAGCCACCGCCTCGTCGGGTGGGGCGACCCCGTCCGCGGACAACACGCGCACCGTCGCCGCAACGGTCGAGTAGTCACCGTGCCACACCCGCCACTGCTCGAGCACGCACAGGTCGGCCATCGCGCTCGAGCGCGCAACGGTGGATTCGCCGCGTGGGCCAACGCGTGCCGTTAGCCGTTCGACGGCGTCCACCGCCGCCGAGCTGTCCCCGCTCCCATACAGCGCGTCCAGTATGCGGAGCCGCAGGTGTGCGCCGCTGCTCTCCAGGTCCGCAAGCCGTCGTGTGGCAAGCAGCGCCCGCGACGGACTGCCGGCATTCAATGCGTAGGCATGTTCGGCGAGCACGACGTCGATCCGCGCGCCGGTGTTCTGCGTCCGCAGGCCGCGCGTGCGCAGCGCCTCGACTCCGTCGTCGAGGTATTCGCCCTCGGCCAGCGCCGACATCGCGATGCGTCGCAGGGCGTCGTCCGAAGCCTCTCCAAAGCCCGCGCGCGCCGCCCGAAGGGCCTCACCAT encodes the following:
- a CDS encoding DUF1501 domain-containing protein is translated as MQRRVFVKSGALALVTMGLSPSFLRRSAFALELPRTTRGKVLVCLFQRGAADALSMVVPHGESSYYTLRPAIAIPRPRAGDAASAIDLDGFFGLHPALAPFRPLYQDGMLAPIHAVGSPSATRSHFDAQDYMESGTPDLKATRDGWLNRYLAVSGTCEACTPEPTPFRAVSMTAQTPRILDGGAPAVAMASLGDFTVRASSTSADRLEALYRTGTADLVHASGTEMFEAVKLLRSADPQRYQPGNGAEYPRSPFGQRLLEIAQLIKAGVGLEVAFADVGGWDTHVNQGAGTGQLATRLRDFATSIAAFVTDLGPRMDDVVILTMSEFGRMASQNGSGGTDHGHAGAMFVIGARINGGRVHGTWPGLAREQLYEGRDLALTTDFRAVFSEVLGRHLGATALDRVFPGYPGNQRDWRGVLSG
- a CDS encoding DUF1800 domain-containing protein: MTSRHVLLLSFPLLLGVGATGALVSAGTDARAERAWRPTAVPGATAERELAPRDQALHVLNRLAFGPRPGDVDAVLRLGVDRWIEQQLAPERIRDRSVDAVLSAYPHLAKDAGELRAEFPPAAALRRAAEGRMTAADSQALRRQAQEGRRFVAELTSARVARAVVSERQLAEVMTDFWLNHFSVFVGKNARMRYYLPTYERETIRPHVLGKFRDLLGAVARSPAMLVYLDNAISVADSTRPTLVDREVGERRLRRARAALNRRPNARADSARLEQLVQRRPRGLNENYARELLELHTLGVDGGYTQDDVINVARVLTGWTVRLGARDDGGFQFNPAAHDAGEKRILGRVFRAGRGEDEGDAVLDLLARHPSTARHIATKLAVRLVSDDPPDDLIDRATEVFLHTDGDIREVVRAIVTSPEFFSKAAWRAKVKSPFEVVVSAARALGGTADTTAFSAALVARLGQPIYGHQAPDGWPETGEEWMNTGAILNRINFGMAVAANRVPGARLDAWPPYAALREADRAAQVDAVIAAFLGGQTSTETRAILVNGANPMLGASVRDSFAVDVDGEIAMSERGVARRRRAGALGPPPDGQGNMNDREPRNPDVSGRTNPLRGNPLGPPRALSGLDQLIGLALGAPEFQRR